One Chaetodon auriga isolate fChaAug3 chromosome 14, fChaAug3.hap1, whole genome shotgun sequence genomic window carries:
- the LOC143331554 gene encoding putative E3 ubiquitin-protein ligase UBR7 isoform X2, translated as MAANKDDADVDDILANEEELVKALCVLAGSDPENCSYSRGYVKRQAVFACNTCTPSTAEHAGICLACANKCHDGHDIFELYTKRNFRCDCGNGKFGEFKCQLSPAKDEENVRNSYNHNFSGCYCTCDRPYPDTDDQVNDEMIQCVVCEDWFHIRHLGCTVAEPEELQEMVCEACMNKAPFLWSYAAHFAVPPVISVSPPAGEVEVEEGAEKEEDSEPSRSRDEGPSTSAEHAKQEEAANRSPPCKRTHEEMAGSPAKTATRAAACRLKELQVKGLERLRQGAVFWPYGWRSKLCTCTSCKKAYVAAEVQFLMDLSDTILAYENEGLAEPFGQHPLMMLTNSMDRVQQLEVIYGFNELTTSINAFLDQCVAEGKTVTAEAVHQFFEELRARKRRRTNAGYQ; from the exons ATGGCAGCAAATAAAGACGACGCGGACGTTGATGATATTCTCGCCAACGAGGAGGAGCTCGTGAAGGCCTTGTGTGTGCTGGCGGGAAGCGACCCAGAAAACTGCTCTTATTCCCGG GGTTATGTGAAGAGACAGGCTGTGTTTGCCTGCAACACCTGCACTCCCAGTACTGCAGAGCATGCTGGGATTTGTCTGGCCTGTGCCAATAAATGCCACGATGGACATGATATCTTTGAACTGTACACCAAAAG aAACTTTCGCTGTGACTGTGGAAATGGCAAGTTTGGAGAATTCAAGTGCCAGCTAAGTCCC GCCAAAGACGAGGAAAACGTCAGAAATTCATACAATCACAACTTCAGCGGCTGCTACTGCACGTGCGACCGGCCGTACCCGGACACAGACGACCAG GTCAACGATGAGATGATTCAGTGTGTCGTCTGTGAGGACTGGTTCCATATCAGG CACCTGGGCTGCACCGTAGCAGAACccgaggagctgcaggagatggTGTGTGAGGCCTGCATGAACAAGGCTCCTTTCCTGTGGTCGTACGCTGCTCACTTTGCAG TCCCACCCGTGATCAGTGTCAGTCCTCCTGCAGGGGAGGTGGAAGTCGAGGAGGGagcagaaaaggaagaggacTCTGAGCCCAGTCGAAGCAGGGATGAGGGACCGTCCACCAGCGCTGAGCATGCAAAGCAGGAG GAAGCGGCAAACAGGAGTCCTCCTTGCAAACGGACTCACGAGGAAATGGCAGGCAGCCCTGCGAAGACCGCGACCAGAGCTGCGGCATGCaggctgaaggagctgcaggtcaAGGGGCTGGAGAGGCTGAGGCAGGGAGCGGTGTTCTGGCCTTACGGTTGGCGCTCCAAACTCTGCACCTGCACAAGCTGCAAG AAGGCCTATGTGGCTGCCGAGGTGCAGTTTCTCATGGATCTGTCCGACACCATTCTGGCCTACGAGAACGAAGGCTTGGCCGAGCCATTTGGGCAGCACCCACTGATGATGCTGACGAACTCGATGGACCGcgtgcagcagctggaggtcaTTTACG GTTTCAATGAGCTGACAACTTCAATCAATGCTTTTTTAGACCAGTGTGTTGCTGAAGGAAAG acGGTCACAGCCGAAGCCGTGCACCAGTTCTTCGAGGAGCTGCGGGCTCGAAAAAGACGCAGAACCAATGCAGGATACCAGTAG
- the LOC143331554 gene encoding putative E3 ubiquitin-protein ligase UBR7 isoform X1, with translation MAANKDDADVDDILANEEELVKALCVLAGSDPENCSYSRGYVKRQAVFACNTCTPSTAEHAGICLACANKCHDGHDIFELYTKRNFRCDCGNGKFGEFKCQLSPAKDEENVRNSYNHNFSGCYCTCDRPYPDTDDQVVNDEMIQCVVCEDWFHIRHLGCTVAEPEELQEMVCEACMNKAPFLWSYAAHFAVPPVISVSPPAGEVEVEEGAEKEEDSEPSRSRDEGPSTSAEHAKQEEAANRSPPCKRTHEEMAGSPAKTATRAAACRLKELQVKGLERLRQGAVFWPYGWRSKLCTCTSCKKAYVAAEVQFLMDLSDTILAYENEGLAEPFGQHPLMMLTNSMDRVQQLEVIYGFNELTTSINAFLDQCVAEGKTVTAEAVHQFFEELRARKRRRTNAGYQ, from the exons ATGGCAGCAAATAAAGACGACGCGGACGTTGATGATATTCTCGCCAACGAGGAGGAGCTCGTGAAGGCCTTGTGTGTGCTGGCGGGAAGCGACCCAGAAAACTGCTCTTATTCCCGG GGTTATGTGAAGAGACAGGCTGTGTTTGCCTGCAACACCTGCACTCCCAGTACTGCAGAGCATGCTGGGATTTGTCTGGCCTGTGCCAATAAATGCCACGATGGACATGATATCTTTGAACTGTACACCAAAAG aAACTTTCGCTGTGACTGTGGAAATGGCAAGTTTGGAGAATTCAAGTGCCAGCTAAGTCCC GCCAAAGACGAGGAAAACGTCAGAAATTCATACAATCACAACTTCAGCGGCTGCTACTGCACGTGCGACCGGCCGTACCCGGACACAGACGACCAGGTA GTCAACGATGAGATGATTCAGTGTGTCGTCTGTGAGGACTGGTTCCATATCAGG CACCTGGGCTGCACCGTAGCAGAACccgaggagctgcaggagatggTGTGTGAGGCCTGCATGAACAAGGCTCCTTTCCTGTGGTCGTACGCTGCTCACTTTGCAG TCCCACCCGTGATCAGTGTCAGTCCTCCTGCAGGGGAGGTGGAAGTCGAGGAGGGagcagaaaaggaagaggacTCTGAGCCCAGTCGAAGCAGGGATGAGGGACCGTCCACCAGCGCTGAGCATGCAAAGCAGGAG GAAGCGGCAAACAGGAGTCCTCCTTGCAAACGGACTCACGAGGAAATGGCAGGCAGCCCTGCGAAGACCGCGACCAGAGCTGCGGCATGCaggctgaaggagctgcaggtcaAGGGGCTGGAGAGGCTGAGGCAGGGAGCGGTGTTCTGGCCTTACGGTTGGCGCTCCAAACTCTGCACCTGCACAAGCTGCAAG AAGGCCTATGTGGCTGCCGAGGTGCAGTTTCTCATGGATCTGTCCGACACCATTCTGGCCTACGAGAACGAAGGCTTGGCCGAGCCATTTGGGCAGCACCCACTGATGATGCTGACGAACTCGATGGACCGcgtgcagcagctggaggtcaTTTACG GTTTCAATGAGCTGACAACTTCAATCAATGCTTTTTTAGACCAGTGTGTTGCTGAAGGAAAG acGGTCACAGCCGAAGCCGTGCACCAGTTCTTCGAGGAGCTGCGGGCTCGAAAAAGACGCAGAACCAATGCAGGATACCAGTAG